A window from Bufo bufo chromosome 1, aBufBuf1.1, whole genome shotgun sequence encodes these proteins:
- the LOC120987226 gene encoding nodal homolog 2-A-like has protein sequence MSWLTVLHFTLISMILGMPSSLPGNQTRISLKYLNLGLKTSSSLHEKTDSQKMKYSPFMMQLYQTLIMKNITDLSSLEHSVLQDSDTILSLSAKRCSQLTHHWVLSFDISSLTNNNEIQLAELRMQLSSTQRNHEVTLDIYHSEEGRLKIFLGSMKVDLSSKNVSTLKTVNVTRIIQSYFHQEKLYNNQKDMKYKGTFKNGQGNSCTEVSTERIMLVVFSKDTPSNNLHGYPNLIQTVESSKYVMTPVSATRTLKKGRNAMHGMIMGNFPTKPIKDGRPLCRRVDMILDFEKIGWGDQIISPKKFNAYRCEGACPTPLSEIFKPTNHAYFKVIITLFHPDTIGCSSCVPVKMSPLSMLMYEEGKVVLKHHEDMIVEECGCH, from the exons ATGTCTTGGTTGACTGTTCTACACTTCACCCTCATCTCCATGATTCTGGGAATGCCTTCTTCTCTACCAGGGAATCAAACAAGGATTTCTCTTAAATATTTAAACCTTGGTTTGAAAACTTCATCCAGTCTACATGAAAAGACAGACTCCCAGAAGATGAAATACTCTCCTTTTATGATGCAGCTCTATCAGACCCTCATCATGAAGAACATAACAGACCTTTCCAGCCTGGAACACTCCGTTCTTCAAGATTCTGACACCATTCTAAGTCTCTCTGCCAAAC GTTGCTCTCAACTGACACATCATTGGGTGTTATCATTTGATATATCTTCCCTCACAAACAACAATGAAATACAATTGGCCGAGCTAAGGATGCAGCTTTCTTCTACTCAGAGAAACCATGAAGTGACTCTTGACATCTATCACAGTGAAGAAGGCAGATTAAAGATCTTTCTGGGGTCAATGAAAGTTGACCTTAGTAGTAAAAACGTATCAACTTTAAAAACTGTCAATGTCACCAGAATTATACAATCTTATTTCCATCAAGAAAAACTTTATAATAATCAAAAAGACATGAAGTACAAGGGAACATTCAAGAATGGCCAAGGAAACAGCTGTACAGAGGTGTCAACTGAAAGAATTATGTTGGTAGTCTTTTCCAAGGACACTCCTTCTAATAACCTCCATGGATATCCCAACCTCATCCAGACAGTCGAGTCCTCTAAATATGTGATGACCCCAGTGTCTGCTACTAGGACACTTAAGAAAGGTAGAAATGCAATGCATGGCATGATCATGGGCAACTTTCCCACCAAACCTATTAAAGATGGAAGACCCTTGTGTAGAAGAGTGGACATGATTTTGGACTTTGAAAAGATTGGATGGGGAGACCAGATAATTTCTCCCAAGAAGTTCAATGCATACAGATGTGAAGGAGCCTGTCCCACCCCTCTCAGCGAGATCTTCAAGCCAACGAATCATGCCTACTTTAAAGTAATTATTACCCTttttc ATCCAGACACAATTGGTTGTTCCTCGTGTGTCCCAGTGAAGATGAGCCCATTATCAATGTTGATGTATGAAGAAGGAAAGGTGGTCTTGAAGCACCATGAAGATATGATTGTTGAAGAATGTGGATGTCATTGA